The proteins below are encoded in one region of Chroicocephalus ridibundus chromosome 9, bChrRid1.1, whole genome shotgun sequence:
- the LOC134521148 gene encoding protein FAM162B-like, with protein sequence MAGARRGAGRMLGMLLGRSPGLWQWGARMVLHPARAVGNRAKGAQEAALQTANPGYKAFKNDRRPTNFDKKVLVWAGRFKKEEDIPKHISSEVLDAARNSVRIKVCYIMIALTLLGCLAMVITGKEAAKRDRTLLTMNIEKRAKWKAEVEKDEETAAGKPQ encoded by the exons ATGGCGGGTGCTCGGCGTGGTGCGGGCaggatgctggggatgctgctggggcgcAGCCCCGGGCTGTGGCAGTGGGGGGCTCGGATGGTCCTGCACCCTGCCAGAGCCGTCGGCAACAGAGCCAAGGGTGCTCAGGAGGCGGCTTTGCAGACGGCTAATCCAG GTTACAAAGCGTTCAAAAATGACAGAAGGCCTACAAATTTTGATAAAAAGGTGTTAGTATGGGCAGGACGCTTTAAAAAGGAGGAGGACATTCCCAAGCACATATC GTCTGAGGTCCTCGATGCAGCAAGGAACAGCGTCAGGATAAAGGTTTGCTACATCATGATTGCACTGACCTTGCTGGGCTGTTTGGCCATGGTAATCACAGGCAAAGAG GCTGCTAAAAGGGATCGCACGCTGCTGACGATGAACATAGAAAAGAGGGCCAAATGGAAGGCTGAGGTGGAGAAAGATGAGGAGACAGCTGCTGGGAAGCCACAATGA